In Mustela lutreola isolate mMusLut2 chromosome 1, mMusLut2.pri, whole genome shotgun sequence, one genomic interval encodes:
- the LOC131810556 gene encoding galectin-3-like yields MPHMLITILGTTKPNANRFALDFKRGNDVAFHFNPRFNEDNKRVIVCNTKLDNLWGKEERQATFPFESGKPFKVQGLVESDHFKVAVNDAHLLQYNHRMKNLQEISKLGISGDIDLTSASHVMI; encoded by the coding sequence ATGCCTCACATGCTGATAACAATTCTGGGCACAACGAAGCCCAATGCAAACAGATTTGCTTTAGATTTCAAGAGAGGGAATGATGTTGCTTTCCACTTTAACCCACGCTTCAATGAGGACAACAAGAGAGTTATTGTTTGCAATACAAAGCTGGATAACCtctggggaaaggaagaaagacaggcGACTTTCCCATTCGAAAGTGGTAAACCATTCAAAGTACAAGGGCTGGTTGAATCTGACCACTTCAAGGTTGCGGTCAATGATGCTCACTTGTTGCAGTACAATCATCGGATGAAAAATCTCCAGGAAATCAGCAAACTGGGAATTTCTGGTGACATAGATCTCACCAGTGCTTCACATGTTATGATATAA